The DNA sequence GGAGATGGGCGAGGGTCGCGTTGTCGGTCAGGTCGTTGACCGCCACGAAGTCGAGGTCCGTGCGGCCGGTCTCCTTGGCGGCGCGCAGGACATTGCGACCGATGCGACCGAATCCGTTGATGGCTACGCGAATGGGCATGGCTACAGCGCTCCTTCTATCAAGGCGCCGCTCGGGTTCCAGGAGGTAGGGCCCGAGCGAACGTGACGATCGAAATGCCGGCGACGCCGACCCGTGCCAAGGCCCCGGCAACCGCCAGAGCGGTGGCCCCCGTGGTCAGCACATCATCCACCAAAATGACATGGGCCCCCCGGAGCCTGCCTCGCAGCGACGGGCGGACTCGAAAGGCCTGCAACACGTTAGCCAGACGGTCCGACCGCGGCAAGGCGACCTGGGACCGTCTCGAGGGCAAACGCTCGAGTCCGTCCAACCATGGTAAGTGCTTGATCTCCGACAACCTGCGAGTGATGAGCTCAGATTGGTTGTAGCCGCGCAGCCGGGCGCGCCCCGGGGTGGTGGGCACGGGAACCAGGGTGCTGCCTGAGGGGCTTCGGACCCCGTCCAGCAATGGGGCCATGGAACGAGCCATGATCTCGGCGGCCCGCCACCATCCCCTGTATTTCAGCCCGTGCACGAGGGCCGCGGCAACCTCTCCGAAGGCCACGCCGCTGCGTACCCACTGCACCCGCGGAGGCCACTCTGAGCATTCCCGGCAAGGAAGCCCCTCGGAGCCGGTCCCCCTCGGCGCGTCGCAGCGGGCGCAGCGCGGCCAGGGGAGTGGGTCGAGCCGGGTCCGGCAACGTCGGCACAGGCCCAGGGCCTCGTCCGGCGGCAACGCACCTTCGCAGGCGAGGCAGGCGGGCGGCAGGAACAGCCGCTCCAGCGCCGAACGCCACGCCACGGCCGTCACCCCGGGAGCGCGTCGTCCATCGCCTCGAGCGGCGCAGGCTCGGACCACCAACGCTCGAAAGCGACCGCACCCTGGTGAAGCAGCATACCGCGACCGTCGGCCACGGGAATTCCCGCGCCCCGGGCCTCCGCGACCAACGGCGTCTCCGTCCCGTAGAGCAGGTCGATCACCGCACCGACCTCGCGCAGCTGGCGGATGGACAACGGCAGTGCATCCGACGGCCGCAGCCCGAGCGAGGTGGAGTTGACCACCAGATCGAACCGGTCCCCCGAGAACGATTCCGCCGACTCCGCCACCCGCACTCGTTCGCCCCCGATGCGCCGCGCCACCGAACGGGCCCGCTCGACCGTGCGGTTGTGTAGCGTAACGTGTTCGACGCCTTCGTCCAGCAGCGCCACCAGGACCGCGCGCGCAGCACCTCCTGCACCCAGCAGCAGCACCCGCCACCCGACGCGGGAGCCCGGGAACGCCAGATCAAGCGCCCGGCGGAAGCCCTCGACGTCGGTGTTGTCGCCGTGGACTCGTCCGTCCTGCAGCCAGAAGGTGTTGCAGGCCCCGGTCCGGCGGACGTCCTCCGTGGCTTCGTCGATCACGCGCGCCGCACGTTCCTTGTGCGGCAACGTGACGTTGCCTCCACCACCGGCCAACGCGATCCCGCGCAGCAAAGGCGCGAACCCGAGCTCGTCGGAGCGCAGGGCCACGTAGACCGCGTCCTTGCCCGCCGCCCGGAAGGCCGCGTTCTGCATCACTGGAGAGCTCGAATGGGCCACGGGGTCGCCCAGGAGCGCATACACGCGGGTCCGTGAAGTAACGGTCATGGCGAAAGGAGAGGCTCCAAGCGTGTGAGTGCCGCATCGATCCACGCCGACAACACCGACCAGGTTTCGCGGTAGGTGGCCAACCCCTGTCCGATGGGATCGGGCACCGAGCGCTCCTCGCCGGTGGCGAGCACACCCAGGAGGGCCACGCGCTCCCCAGCGCCCATCTCCAACGCGCGCTGCACGTGACTCAGCGTCATCCCGAGGATCAGGTCGGCTCGCGCCAGCTCCCCCGCATCCAGCGCGCGTGACCGGTGGCCGGTCAGGTCCATCCCATGTTCCCGGGCCACTTCGATCGCATCGTCTGCCGCGGGGGCGCCCGCGGCGCCGAACGTACCCGCGGACGTCACCTCCACGTGTGTCCACCCGCGACGGGCCAGGCGGTCCCTGGCAATGGCTTCTGCCATCGGGCTGCGACACGTATTGCCCGTGCAGACGAAGACGATCCGGAACGGCTCGCGCAGCCCCTCGCCCCTCCCCTCGCTGTCAGGCATGGAGGGGCACCAGCTCGGCGATGC is a window from the Gemmatimonadota bacterium genome containing:
- the aroE gene encoding shikimate dehydrogenase gives rise to the protein MTVTSRTRVYALLGDPVAHSSSPVMQNAAFRAAGKDAVYVALRSDELGFAPLLRGIALAGGGGNVTLPHKERAARVIDEATEDVRRTGACNTFWLQDGRVHGDNTDVEGFRRALDLAFPGSRVGWRVLLLGAGGAARAVLVALLDEGVEHVTLHNRTVERARSVARRIGGERVRVAESAESFSGDRFDLVVNSTSLGLRPSDALPLSIRQLREVGAVIDLLYGTETPLVAEARGAGIPVADGRGMLLHQGAVAFERWWSEPAPLEAMDDALPG
- a CDS encoding low molecular weight protein arginine phosphatase, with the translated sequence MPDSEGRGEGLREPFRIVFVCTGNTCRSPMAEAIARDRLARRGWTHVEVTSAGTFGAAGAPAADDAIEVAREHGMDLTGHRSRALDAGELARADLILGMTLSHVQRALEMGAGERVALLGVLATGEERSVPDPIGQGLATYRETWSVLSAWIDAALTRLEPLLSP